The Engystomops pustulosus chromosome 3, aEngPut4.maternal, whole genome shotgun sequence region TTGGCATCTAGAAGCACAACCCAGTATCATATTTTACATGAAACCGAATATTCTCCTTTTTCAGTCCATTGGTGCCGTGTGGTGAGATGCACAATCATCACTATGAAACGCCTGTGACAATTCCCACTTTGTGAGATCAATTACTGGATGTCAGATGTTGTTATGGCTCATTCTCCCTCAGGTTCTTTAGGTAAAAGACGTTCATAGACGTTTAAAGAAATTCAAGGATCTTCTAATCTATGACCCATCAAGGATGGACATTGACAAAAGCCACATGGCTGCCCGGATCCtggacctcaccctagagatcatctactggataactggagaggtgagagtctcccaggacacggctcttatctctaggaatacaacagggaaatgactggagaggtgaaggattcttaggatctatgtagtgatcagtgtctccccatacacaggattacacagtagtgaagaagtcgtctggtgagtgtgtgaccccctgtgtatcaggaggatggacccagagccccatcacccagcctccacctcattcactgatacatgagcagaagatcctagaacttacctccaggatcactgagctgctgagcggagaggtgagcgctgccgggaatgctgggacattatataataacacaagggaggggtccgggggatgactgtgtcattgtgtgtgtcaggttcctataagatgtcaggatgtggctgtctatttctccatggaggagtgggagtatgtagaaggacacaaggacctgtacaaggaggtcatgatggaggaccaccagcccctcacatcaccaggtaagaggagaccttccctgattgtagaggagagtcagccagattcccccatcatctgctcatcacatgtagacaatgtatcagtcactgtgttatgtcctatagatggatccagtaggagagatccaccagagagatgtccccgtcctccagATTCCCAGGACTGGCCAGGAATAAATCAGGAGGTCCTATTGGATTATCAGGTTGGTGAAACTTAGATTTCTGGAAAGATTCTTTGACGTTAAGAAAGTTGACATTAGAGCAGATCCTTTATTATGGCAGGATGTTTCGTGGCCTGTGTGAGTTTTTACGGCTTTGCTTAAATCTAAAATATTATCGTTTTCGTTTTACGTTTCTATATCTGCaatatgtgatttttttatttttgcaggaaagTGATGATTTCAGCAGTTCTTCACTGGCAGCCGATGGTAAGAGTCTTGTTTTTTATTCTTccataaatatattatttttttatttatgagTTCATAATTGGTAGGTGTAGGCATTGGAGTAGCTGACGAGGGCCAAACCATGATGCATAGGTGACTGGGTCAGACCGTCTACACTTGGTCTTCGTGGTTGTTCTTGGAATGTAACAATCTGTTATAACTGTAACTAATCAGTAACTAAAAAAATATTCGAGATGAAACTGCAataccctcgccgatgcaaggcagaggagtggttgcgaatacgtcccaccatgtagcttgcagcctgtgtagggtctagtcagccccacagcatgtcactacatcacactacatagtccttataggacccaggggaacattgcagtggtagatcctgcctggtaaggcaggagttaagtgttttgtctgatgtcatatgtgtcagccaatcacatgtattacactctgtttctgtgagctgagacgtaattggaggagtagccaccacctgaacgagtgggagtaacaaaacccctggccaggaatgttctagagtgcagtcagacccaggagcagaagcagactggagttactccaatACAGACTCtgcggagtctgtacagctagcataccagaccagagcaggaagagcctagcccctgcctgaagagtggaactaatagctagtatagtgaggaaaggggtatcatcctacctttaatgGTGATACCTGaaacaacccaggacaagctgaagcatccttccaggacacagctacctcccagcctgccctctgcatccaggctggtgatctacatcctgtggctccctccaactgcatctcagcaatccaccattttgtaaaggcacgttgctgcggttcctgtcggttccaataaagaactgcctccgtctggtccctgctactacggctgccatcatcacaggcaccctgtccactacacagagactcatactctagacaccaaagggttgccccagggagatccgctatagcagcctctccctcatcatttcttgccaacaccaccctgctggagacttgccaggctgtaggacaaccctccggttccccataccaagcaccgtgacactagcgtgcctaggccgcaaccgccagccactcaggtactgcgggccccggctgactccaggccccgagaaaaggctaggccccggtgggggatgttgcaaaaccTCCAGTAGAGACTTCAAGAGAAAATACCCAATGCATGTGGGGAGCAAAGGCGAAACTCTCCGATCCATCCCACAGGAGAAATATCCGGTATCCAGTATGGGGAAACCTGTACTATATGATGTGGTAACAATGGATCCTCCTTCAGTTACTGATTCTCTGATTTAAATATTtaacacttagttttttttttcttaaattgcaAATAAAACTTCCTGTTGAGGGTCGAGTacaatataaacacatatagAATTAGTTATTTCCCACATTGGACACTGATCCAGATCCATGGGATAGATTATAGGTGTCTGATACACTGATAGGGATGAGTGAACCCAAAGTTTCCAGGGGGTGTCCACCTGATCACAGCTAAGGCTAATTAttgggggcatcaatttgccccATTGGCTGTTCAGGCACCCATCTGGCATTATGTCTGGGGCACACCCGAACCTAAACAGAAACTTTGGTTCTGCTCATCATTAATCTCAGACGCTCCAAGCTCTGGGACCCCCAGAAATCTCAAGAAAGGGAGGGGCATAAAACAATCCTCTAAACTTTCCCTTAAATACTGAGGGTCCTCCGTGACAGCATGTAGATTGGGGGATACATGTCTAGTGTAGAAAAACCCTCTAAAACAATTTAAGCTGATACACTACTCAGTCTATTAACACTATTTTCCTGTTTTTAGGCACTATAAGTGGTGGGATGATTGATTCCCAGGGACGCTATCTCTTATCACCCTCTCATGAATTTGAAGATAACACCAATCAAGACAATTTATTCCCTCCTAATGGACCCTTAATCCTTCGCACCATCGATCTATCCGCTGATACTGAGAAACCGCCACAGGgaactcacacaggaggggagaagccgttctcatgcttggaatgtgggaaatgctttggaaATAAATCCAATCTTAAAGGTCACCTAAGAACTCACACGGGCGAGCGGCCGTTTTCGTGTTACGAATGTGGGAAGTGTTTCGGAAAGAAATCAGTTCTTGATTATCAcctgagaactcacacgggggagaagccgttttcctgTACGGAATGTGGGAGATGTTTTGCAAAGAAATCCTATCTCATAGATCATATACGgatccacacgggggagaagccgtattTCTGTACAGAATGTGGGAGGCGGTTTAGACAGAAATCAAGTCTTGTTACCCATCTGCGAACTCACagaggggagaaaccgttttcatgttcagaatgtggaaaaagttACGCCAAGAAAGCCTATCTCATAGATCATCTCCGAATTCACTCGGGGGAGAAACTTTTCATGTTTTGATCAATGGAAAGTAGGTTCTACTAGAAAGGAATGGCTAAAAATAGTAATTGGTTTCTTAATAAATCTATAATGCCAGCATAAAAATCTACATGTGATGGTGATAATTTAGTTGATATATATTAAAAAGTACTATGCATGTATGTTACATAAAGTTTATGTGTGTTACATATCTATACACAGATGAGGCTCTACTCGCATTTCACTCCGGCTCTTTAGATGAGGTCCCGGGCTACTCATGGGAAGATCATAAGATTCGGTTAAACCCCATTCAGACCTGGCAGCAACTAAACGTGTTTCCACCTCCACAACAGAacaagctccacaaagttttacCACCTCACAAGGCTTGTTCTAAGGGGATGATATGCATAAGTCCCGATGGGTGCACTACTTCAGCACTGATGCTGGAGCTACTGCGCGTGTGCAGAGCTTCGATGCAGCAGTGTAAACAGTGTGCTGTGAACATGCAGGTGCTGAGGGTActgaggtgtggagtagcctttgatCCTAATTGTCAGGGtttggggtcagtgaaccccctggaccaccgtgggagatggtactagtcgacacctgggactggaatctaagtggcacctggtcttcaccagagtccgaTGAgaccaaagcgggatggtcttgctgcggggaGGTGccgc contains the following coding sequences:
- the LOC140120899 gene encoding uncharacterized protein, which codes for MEEWEYVEGHKDLYKEVMMEDHQPLTSPGKRRPSLIVEESQPDSPIICSSHVDNVSVTVLCPIDGSSRRDPPERCPRPPDSQDWPGINQEVLLDYQESDDFSSSSLAADGTISGGMIDSQGRYLLSPSHEFEDNTNQDNLFPPNGPLILRTIDLSADTEKPPQGTHTGGEKPFSCLECGKCFGNKSNLKGHLRTHTGERPFSCYECGKCFGKKSVLDYHLRTHTGEKPFSCTECGRCFAKKSYLIDHIRIHTGEKPYFCTECGRRFRQKSSLVTHLRTHRGEKPFSCSECGKSYAKKAYLIDHLRIHSGEKPFSCSDCGKCFAYKSVYLQHLRSHTGEKPFSCSECGKCFGKKSYLAAHLSIHTGEKPFTCSECGKRFGKKPYLIHHLRIHTGEKPYSCLECGKCFSRQSGFLQHQRTHTTENPFSCSECGKCFRKKSVLQSHLRTHTGEKPYLCTECGKCFTSKSILTDHQTVHTGEKPFPCSECGKCFRLKSGLVNHQRTHTSESPFVCSECGKSFREAPRLKEHLRIHTGEKPYSCAECGKNFRHISTFQRHKQIHVSKELPFICFQCGENFSQKNHLKEHLKNHSGKLPV